A window of the Streptomyces sp. NBC_00250 genome harbors these coding sequences:
- a CDS encoding putative bifunctional diguanylate cyclase/phosphodiesterase, with the protein MEPTESAAPVPRPHGRAGSPGFTSRLPAAVVGIAAVVLVVGLQQALSAGTGLFPGGVTGWSLAVLTGLIVGHLVALGRDRWWGGTGSGAALTLAVLLLYGWVPAGLVSLTVVTLVGAARRHRWRQGLLHGAADILGVAAAALVLALFGDVPTVEQPWQPLDWTIGDLPEVVLAAATYLVVTRLLLWYTLAPQGRGLPTVARTALLRQGLVAVALLGIAPLICVVAATRPVLLPLFAVPLIALDSTLWIARARAEEQLRDPLTGLPNRQWLLERAWTALEEAEGEGARAALVLIDLDRFRSVNDTLGHLAGDRLLLQIAERLRLALPRGAEAARLGGDEFAVLLPTADSTTSAQRVARHLVAELSSPLDLDGLTLVLEASAGVAVFPDHALDAEGLLRRADVAMYQAKRDRTGVEVYESKRDSNTPDRLGLLGDLRRALDAGEVELHYQPKVRFDGQVAGLEALVRWVHPERGKVPPDEFIAIAESSGLMPHLTEYVLETALAQVARWRAQGLNVPVAVNVSPRDVHTPGFAGAVAARLARHGVPAGALQLEITEHVLLEDPQRAADTLNGLTGHGVKMSLDDFGTGYSSLVHLRRLPVSELKIDRSFVARLAVDTEDAEIVRCTVDLAHSLGLLVVAEGVEDDETWERLRDLGCDAVQGWLVAAAMPPGEATAWLLARGEHGWRRPADIAAEIAVDQPSGHVVQ; encoded by the coding sequence ATGGAACCGACCGAGAGCGCCGCCCCGGTCCCACGGCCGCACGGCCGTGCGGGGTCCCCGGGCTTCACCTCCCGGCTGCCCGCAGCCGTGGTGGGCATCGCCGCCGTCGTACTCGTCGTCGGGCTCCAGCAAGCCCTGAGCGCCGGCACCGGACTCTTCCCCGGCGGGGTCACCGGCTGGTCCCTCGCCGTCCTCACCGGCCTCATCGTCGGCCACCTGGTCGCCCTCGGCCGTGACCGCTGGTGGGGAGGCACCGGTTCGGGCGCCGCCCTCACCCTCGCCGTCCTCCTGCTCTACGGCTGGGTGCCCGCCGGACTCGTCTCGCTGACGGTCGTCACCCTGGTCGGCGCCGCCCGCCGGCACCGCTGGCGCCAGGGCCTGCTGCACGGCGCCGCCGACATCCTCGGCGTCGCCGCCGCCGCCCTCGTCCTCGCCCTCTTCGGCGACGTCCCCACGGTCGAACAGCCCTGGCAGCCCCTCGACTGGACGATCGGGGACCTCCCGGAAGTCGTGCTCGCCGCCGCCACCTACCTCGTGGTGACCCGGCTCCTCCTGTGGTACACGCTCGCCCCCCAGGGCCGCGGACTGCCCACCGTCGCCCGCACCGCCCTCCTGCGGCAGGGCCTCGTCGCCGTCGCGCTGCTCGGCATCGCCCCGCTGATCTGCGTCGTCGCCGCCACCCGGCCCGTCCTGCTGCCGCTCTTCGCCGTCCCCCTCATCGCCCTCGACTCCACCCTGTGGATCGCCCGCGCCCGCGCCGAGGAGCAGCTGCGCGACCCGCTGACCGGACTCCCCAACCGCCAGTGGCTCCTGGAGCGGGCCTGGACCGCCCTGGAGGAGGCCGAGGGCGAAGGGGCCCGCGCCGCCCTCGTCCTGATCGACCTCGACCGTTTCCGATCGGTCAACGACACCCTCGGACACCTCGCGGGCGACCGGCTGCTCCTCCAGATCGCCGAACGCCTCCGCCTCGCCCTGCCCCGCGGCGCCGAGGCCGCCCGCCTCGGCGGCGACGAGTTCGCCGTCCTGCTGCCCACCGCCGACTCCACCACCAGTGCCCAGCGGGTCGCCCGCCACCTCGTCGCCGAACTCTCCTCCCCGCTCGACCTCGACGGACTCACCCTCGTCCTGGAGGCCAGCGCCGGCGTCGCCGTCTTCCCCGACCACGCCCTCGACGCCGAGGGCCTGCTGCGCCGCGCCGACGTCGCCATGTACCAGGCCAAGCGCGACCGCACCGGCGTCGAGGTCTACGAGTCCAAGCGCGACTCCAACACCCCCGACCGGCTCGGCCTCCTCGGCGACCTGCGCCGCGCCCTCGACGCCGGCGAGGTCGAACTCCACTACCAGCCCAAGGTGCGCTTCGACGGCCAGGTCGCCGGACTCGAAGCGCTCGTCCGATGGGTCCACCCCGAGCGCGGCAAGGTCCCGCCGGACGAGTTCATCGCCATCGCCGAGTCCTCCGGCCTGATGCCCCACCTCACCGAGTACGTCCTGGAGACCGCCCTCGCCCAGGTCGCCCGCTGGCGCGCCCAGGGCCTCAACGTGCCGGTCGCCGTCAACGTCTCCCCGCGCGACGTGCACACCCCCGGCTTCGCGGGTGCCGTCGCCGCCCGGCTCGCCCGCCACGGCGTCCCGGCCGGAGCGCTCCAGCTGGAGATAACGGAGCACGTCCTCCTGGAGGACCCCCAGCGGGCCGCCGACACGCTCAACGGCCTCACCGGCCACGGCGTCAAGATGTCCCTCGACGACTTCGGCACCGGCTACTCCTCGCTCGTCCATCTGCGCCGGCTCCCCGTCAGCGAACTGAAGATCGACCGCTCCTTCGTGGCCCGGCTCGCCGTCGACACCGAGGACGCCGAGATCGTCCGCTGCACCGTCGACCTCGCCCACTCCCTCGGCCTCCTCGTCGTCGCCGAGGGCGTCGAGGACGACGAGACCTGGGAGCGCCTGCGCGACCTGGGCTGCGACGCCGTCCAGGGCTGGCTGGTCGCCGCCGCGATGCCGCCCGGCGAGGCCACCGCCTGGCTCCTCGCCCGCGGCGAGCACGGCTGGCGCCGACCCGCCGACATCGCCGCCGAGATCGCCGTGGACCAGCCCTCCGGCCACGTCGTCCAGTAG
- the ligA gene encoding NAD-dependent DNA ligase LigA encodes MAVEQGALPAEAREKHADLAEQVEAHRFRYYVKDQPVISDGDFDKLLRALEALEEEYPELRTPDSPTQKVAGQYETEFTSVEHRERMLSLDNAFDDEELATWAERVARDVGTPDFHYLCELKVDGLAVNLTYEHGRLTRAATRGDGRTGEDITPNVRTIADIPDRLHGDRIPDLVEIRGEVYFPMEAFEGLNARLVEAGDKPFANPRNAAAGSLRQKDPKVTASRPLHMVVHGIGAREGFDIDCLSHAYELLREWGLPTARHNRVVGSLAEVREFIAYFGENRHSVEHEIDGVVVKLDEIPLQGRLGSTARAPRWAIAWKYAPEEVNTKLIDIKVGVGRTGRVTPYAQVEPVTVAGSEVEFATLHNQEVVKAKGVLIGDTVVLRKAGDVIPEILGPVADLRDGSEREFVMPAECPECGTPLKPMKEGDIDLRCPNARTCPAQLRERLFFLAGRQCLDIENFGAVAAAALTRPLEPSEPPLLDEGDLFDLTIERLLPIKAYVLDPDSGLPKRDPKTGEEKIVTVFANQKGEPKKNALSMLENIAAAKTRPLARFINGLSIRHVGPVAAEALAREFRSLDRIEQATEEELAAVDGVGGIIATAVKQWFAEEWHREIVRKWRAAGVTLEDEGAGEDVGPRPLEGLTVVVTGTLEKFTRDGAKESLQSLGAKVTGSVSKKTAFVVVGENPGSKYDKAMQLKVPVLDEDGFAILLEQGPDAAREAAVPVAE; translated from the coding sequence GTGGCAGTCGAACAGGGGGCCCTGCCCGCCGAGGCACGGGAGAAGCACGCCGATCTGGCCGAGCAGGTCGAGGCGCACCGCTTCCGGTACTACGTGAAGGACCAGCCGGTCATCAGCGACGGCGACTTCGACAAGCTCCTGCGCGCCCTGGAGGCGCTGGAGGAGGAGTACCCGGAGCTGCGGACGCCGGACTCGCCGACACAGAAGGTCGCGGGGCAGTACGAGACCGAGTTCACCTCGGTGGAGCACCGCGAGCGGATGCTCTCCCTCGACAACGCCTTCGACGACGAGGAGCTGGCCACCTGGGCCGAGCGGGTCGCACGGGACGTCGGCACCCCCGACTTCCACTACCTGTGCGAGCTCAAGGTCGACGGCCTCGCGGTCAACCTCACCTACGAGCACGGTCGGCTGACCCGGGCCGCCACCCGCGGCGACGGCCGCACCGGCGAGGACATCACGCCCAACGTCCGGACGATCGCCGACATCCCGGACCGGCTGCACGGGGACCGGATCCCGGACCTCGTGGAGATCCGCGGCGAGGTCTACTTCCCGATGGAGGCCTTCGAGGGGCTCAACGCCCGCCTGGTGGAGGCCGGCGACAAGCCCTTCGCCAACCCGAGGAACGCGGCGGCGGGTTCGCTCCGCCAGAAGGACCCCAAGGTCACCGCCTCCCGCCCGCTCCACATGGTCGTCCACGGCATCGGCGCCCGCGAGGGCTTCGACATCGACTGCCTCTCCCACGCGTACGAGCTGCTGCGCGAGTGGGGCCTGCCCACCGCCCGGCACAACAGGGTGGTCGGCTCGCTCGCCGAGGTGCGGGAGTTCATCGCGTACTTCGGGGAGAACCGTCACTCCGTGGAGCACGAGATCGACGGGGTCGTCGTCAAGCTCGACGAGATCCCGCTCCAGGGCCGGCTCGGTTCCACCGCGCGGGCCCCGCGCTGGGCGATCGCCTGGAAGTACGCGCCGGAGGAGGTCAACACCAAGCTGATCGACATCAAGGTCGGCGTCGGCAGGACCGGTCGCGTCACCCCGTACGCGCAGGTGGAGCCGGTGACCGTGGCCGGTTCCGAGGTCGAGTTCGCCACCCTCCACAACCAGGAGGTGGTGAAGGCCAAGGGCGTCCTCATCGGCGACACCGTCGTGCTGCGCAAGGCCGGCGACGTCATCCCGGAGATCCTCGGGCCCGTCGCGGACCTGCGGGACGGCAGCGAGCGGGAGTTCGTGATGCCCGCCGAGTGCCCGGAGTGCGGGACGCCGCTGAAGCCGATGAAGGAGGGCGACATCGACCTCCGCTGTCCGAACGCCCGGACCTGCCCGGCCCAGCTGCGCGAGCGGCTGTTCTTCCTCGCCGGGCGCCAGTGCCTGGACATCGAGAACTTCGGCGCGGTGGCCGCGGCGGCGCTCACCCGTCCCCTGGAGCCTTCCGAGCCCCCGCTGCTGGACGAGGGCGATCTCTTCGACCTCACCATCGAGCGGCTGCTGCCGATCAAGGCGTACGTCCTCGACCCGGACAGCGGACTGCCCAAGCGGGACCCGAAGACCGGCGAGGAGAAGATCGTCACGGTCTTCGCCAACCAGAAGGGCGAGCCGAAGAAGAACGCCCTGTCGATGCTGGAGAACATCGCGGCCGCGAAGACGCGCCCGCTGGCCCGCTTCATCAACGGTCTCTCCATCCGGCACGTGGGGCCGGTCGCGGCCGAGGCGCTGGCCCGTGAGTTCCGCTCCCTCGACCGGATCGAGCAGGCGACCGAGGAGGAGCTGGCCGCCGTCGACGGGGTCGGCGGGATCATCGCGACCGCGGTGAAGCAGTGGTTCGCCGAGGAATGGCACCGCGAGATCGTGCGCAAGTGGCGCGCGGCCGGGGTCACTCTGGAGGACGAGGGCGCCGGGGAGGACGTGGGGCCGCGTCCGCTGGAAGGCCTCACGGTCGTGGTGACCGGCACCCTGGAGAAGTTCACCAGGGATGGCGCAAAAGAGTCGCTCCAGAGCCTCGGAGCGAAGGTGACCGGTTCCGTTTCGAAGAAGACCGCCTTCGTCGTCGTCGGTGAAAACCCTGGTTCGAAGTACGACAAGGCGATGCAGCTGAAAGTTCCGGTTCTGGACGAGGACGGCTTCGCGATCCTGCTCGAACAGGGGCCCGACGCCGCCAGGGAGGCCGCGGTACCCGTCGCCGAGTAG
- a CDS encoding methionine synthase, whose translation MSETKAEDDRVLFGPATGVGSMPGGDARETAKTVTGSFEDFPFLAELPARGPGADMIGRTIGMLVDFYAHVEPSGWRISDRPGRDTKRARSWMGEDLDALEEFTQGYEGPLKVQAVGPWTLAAALELRGGEAALGDAGACRDLVGSLAEGLHEHLADLRKRIPGARLVLQLDEPSLTAVLRGHVRTASGYRTYRAVDRQVVESALREVIAVHDGPVVVHSCAPDVPFALLRRAGASGVSFDFSLLTERDEDTIGEAVEAGTKLFAGVVASTDGPLSDPGGSVMGVRTLWRRLGLNPGTLAESVVVTPTCGLAGASPAYARAALAHCARAARSLADNPE comes from the coding sequence ATGAGCGAGACGAAGGCTGAAGACGACCGCGTGCTCTTCGGGCCCGCCACCGGCGTCGGGTCCATGCCCGGCGGCGACGCCCGCGAGACCGCGAAGACCGTCACCGGGTCCTTCGAGGACTTCCCGTTCCTCGCCGAGCTGCCCGCCCGGGGTCCCGGCGCCGACATGATCGGCCGGACCATCGGGATGCTCGTCGACTTCTACGCGCACGTGGAGCCGAGCGGCTGGCGGATCAGCGACCGCCCCGGCCGCGACACCAAGCGGGCCAGGTCCTGGATGGGCGAGGACCTGGACGCCCTGGAGGAGTTCACCCAGGGGTACGAGGGTCCGCTCAAGGTGCAGGCCGTGGGCCCCTGGACGCTCGCCGCGGCCCTGGAGCTGCGCGGCGGCGAGGCGGCCCTCGGCGACGCCGGCGCCTGCCGCGACCTCGTCGGCTCGCTCGCCGAGGGACTCCACGAGCACCTCGCGGACCTGCGCAAGCGGATCCCGGGCGCCCGGCTCGTCCTCCAGCTCGACGAGCCCTCGCTCACCGCCGTCCTGCGCGGTCACGTCCGTACCGCCAGCGGCTACCGCACCTACCGGGCCGTCGACCGGCAGGTCGTGGAGAGCGCCCTCCGTGAGGTGATCGCCGTCCACGACGGGCCGGTGGTCGTCCACTCCTGCGCCCCCGACGTCCCGTTCGCACTCCTCCGGCGGGCCGGCGCCTCCGGCGTCTCGTTCGACTTCTCGCTGCTCACCGAGCGTGACGAGGACACGATCGGCGAGGCCGTGGAGGCCGGTACCAAGCTCTTCGCCGGTGTGGTGGCGTCCACCGACGGCCCGTTGTCCGACCCGGGCGGTAGCGTCATGGGTGTCAGGACGCTGTGGCGCAGGCTGGGGCTGAATCCGGGGACTCTCGCGGAGTCCGTGGTCGTCACTCCCACGTGCGGGCTCGCGGGCGCTTCGCCCGCCTACGCCCGCGCGGCGCTCGCCCACTGCGCCCGGGCGGCGAGATCGCTCGCGGACAACCCAGAGTGA
- a CDS encoding SDR family oxidoreductase: MVTMATHVITGAGSGIGAAVARRLHARGDELVLHARDAGRAKELAAQFPGARTLVGDLADPDRLSWAFSHQTMPGRVDSLLHIAGVVDLGPIGDLTPKTWHHQLNVNLVAPAELTRHLLPQLRVSQGHVVFVNSGAGLAAHAEWGAYAASKHGLKALADSLRHEEHGNGVRVTSVYPGRTASPMQAKVHSQEGKEYDPSKWIDPESVATAILTAIDLPRDAEINDLTVRPGR; the protein is encoded by the coding sequence ATGGTGACCATGGCTACACATGTGATCACCGGAGCCGGTTCCGGCATCGGCGCGGCCGTCGCGCGCCGCCTCCACGCGCGGGGGGACGAACTCGTGCTCCACGCGCGCGACGCGGGGCGGGCCAAGGAGCTCGCCGCGCAGTTCCCGGGCGCCCGCACGCTCGTCGGGGACCTCGCCGACCCGGACCGGCTCTCCTGGGCGTTCTCGCACCAGACCATGCCGGGGCGGGTGGACAGCCTGCTGCACATCGCGGGCGTCGTCGACCTCGGGCCGATCGGGGACCTCACCCCCAAGACCTGGCACCACCAGCTCAACGTCAACCTGGTCGCCCCCGCCGAACTGACCCGGCACCTGCTGCCCCAGCTGCGGGTCTCCCAGGGCCACGTCGTCTTCGTGAACTCGGGCGCCGGGCTCGCCGCGCACGCCGAGTGGGGCGCGTACGCCGCCTCCAAGCACGGCCTCAAGGCCCTCGCCGACTCCCTGCGCCACGAGGAGCACGGCAACGGCGTGCGGGTCACCTCGGTCTACCCGGGCCGTACCGCGAGCCCCATGCAGGCCAAGGTCCACTCCCAGGAGGGCAAGGAGTACGACCCGTCGAAGTGGATCGACCCCGAGTCGGTCGCGACGGCGATCCTCACCGCCATCGACCTGCCGCGCGACGCGGAGATCAACGACCTCACCGTTCGCCCGGGACGCTAG
- a CDS encoding TIGR00730 family Rossman fold protein — protein sequence MNICVFLSAADLDERYTTPARDFARLLGKAGHTLVWGGSDTGLMKVVADGVEEAGGRLVGVSVDFLAHKARPNADEMVVAGDLAERKALLLAKSDAIVVMVGGTGTLDEATEILELKKHGKHTKPVVLLNTAGFYDGLKAQFRRMDEEGFLPIPLTELVFFAEDAPAALAHLEANIAAR from the coding sequence ATGAACATCTGTGTCTTCCTCTCCGCGGCCGACCTCGACGAGCGCTACACGACCCCCGCCCGCGACTTCGCGCGGCTCCTCGGCAAGGCCGGCCACACCCTGGTCTGGGGCGGCTCCGACACCGGTCTGATGAAGGTCGTCGCCGACGGCGTCGAGGAGGCGGGCGGCCGGCTCGTGGGCGTCTCCGTCGACTTCCTCGCCCACAAGGCCCGCCCGAACGCGGACGAGATGGTCGTCGCCGGGGACCTGGCCGAGCGCAAGGCGCTCCTCCTCGCCAAGTCCGACGCGATCGTGGTCATGGTCGGCGGCACCGGCACCCTCGACGAGGCCACCGAGATCCTGGAGCTGAAGAAGCACGGCAAGCACACCAAGCCGGTGGTCCTGCTCAACACGGCCGGCTTCTACGACGGTCTGAAGGCCCAGTTCCGCCGGATGGACGAGGAGGGCTTCCTCCCGATCCCCCTCACCGAGCTCGTCTTCTTCGCCGAGGACGCCCCCGCGGCCCTCGCCCACCTGGAGGCGAACATCGCCGCCCGCTGA
- a CDS encoding alpha/beta fold hydrolase yields the protein MDEVSTTLSRVQGRVTSRDGTPIAYERYGDGPPLVLVSGALGTAEGERSLGGLLARRFSVVAYDRRGRGGSGDTGPYAVEREFEDLAAVVGEAGAGAALHGAGTGGVLALAAVAAGLSAGAVSVYEPPYSAEAAERWRQVAALLGQGRRAAALDLFLADSAVPEELRFGVADLARTLAYDIAVLGDGTVPERLLARVHARVLVVDGGASPAGTRHAARAVTGALPRARHRTLTGQTHEVGPHVLAPVLEEFLTEDRETAEAA from the coding sequence ATGGACGAGGTGAGCACCACGCTGAGCAGGGTTCAGGGACGGGTCACGTCACGGGACGGGACGCCGATCGCCTACGAGCGGTACGGGGACGGGCCGCCGCTCGTCCTGGTGAGCGGTGCCCTGGGGACGGCCGAGGGCGAGCGTTCGCTGGGCGGGCTCCTCGCCCGGCGCTTCTCGGTCGTGGCGTACGACCGGAGGGGGCGCGGCGGAAGCGGCGACACGGGGCCGTACGCGGTGGAGCGGGAGTTCGAGGACCTGGCCGCGGTGGTCGGCGAGGCCGGGGCGGGGGCCGCCCTGCACGGGGCTGGTACGGGGGGCGTGCTCGCCCTCGCCGCGGTGGCCGCGGGGCTGTCGGCGGGGGCGGTGTCGGTGTACGAGCCGCCGTACTCGGCGGAGGCCGCCGAGCGGTGGCGGCAGGTGGCCGCGCTGCTCGGCCAGGGCCGGCGGGCCGCGGCGCTCGACCTGTTCCTGGCGGACTCGGCCGTGCCCGAGGAGCTGCGGTTCGGGGTCGCGGACCTGGCCCGCACCCTCGCGTACGACATCGCCGTCCTGGGCGACGGGACGGTGCCGGAGCGGCTCCTCGCCCGGGTCCACGCGCGCGTCCTGGTGGTCGACGGGGGCGCGAGCCCGGCGGGGACCCGGCACGCGGCCCGTGCCGTGACGGGCGCGCTCCCCCGGGCCCGGCACCGCACCCTGACCGGCCAGACGCACGAGGTGGGCCCGCACGTCCTGGCCCCGGTCCTGGAGGAGTTCCTCACGGAGGACCGGGAGACCGCGGAGGCGGCCTGA
- the mnmA gene encoding tRNA 2-thiouridine(34) synthase MnmA codes for MTQTPPPRPLRVLAAMSGGVDSAVAAARAAEAGHDVTGVHLALSANPQSFRTGARGCCTIEDSRDARRAADVIGIPFYVWDLAERFREDVVDDFVAEYEAGRTPNPCLRCNEKIKFAALLDKALALGFDAVCTGHYATVVLNEDGTRELHRASDMAKDQSYVLGVLDEKQLAHAMFPLGDTLTTKDEIRAEAERRGLAVAKKPDSHDICFIADGDTQGFLASRLGKAEGDIVDEAGAKVGTHEGAYGFTIGQRKGLRIGHPAADGKPRYVLDISPVNNTVTVGPVEALDVTGLTAIKPRWCGTAPEGEGRYTAQLRAHGGETEVTASLTDGELTVAFAEPVRGVAPGQAIVLYDGTRVVGSATIATTTRRTTTAAAATA; via the coding sequence ATGACTCAGACTCCGCCCCCGCGCCCCCTTCGCGTCCTCGCCGCCATGTCGGGCGGAGTGGACTCCGCCGTCGCCGCCGCCCGTGCCGCCGAAGCCGGCCACGACGTCACCGGCGTGCACCTCGCCCTCTCCGCGAACCCGCAGTCCTTCCGTACGGGAGCGCGTGGCTGCTGCACGATCGAGGACTCCCGTGACGCGCGCCGGGCGGCCGACGTCATCGGCATCCCGTTCTACGTGTGGGACCTCGCCGAGCGCTTCCGCGAGGACGTCGTGGACGACTTCGTCGCCGAGTACGAGGCCGGTCGCACTCCCAACCCGTGCCTGCGCTGCAACGAGAAGATCAAGTTCGCCGCGCTGCTCGACAAGGCGCTGGCCCTCGGCTTCGACGCGGTCTGCACCGGCCACTACGCGACGGTCGTCCTGAACGAGGACGGCACCCGTGAGCTGCACCGGGCCTCCGACATGGCGAAGGACCAGTCGTACGTCCTGGGCGTGCTGGACGAGAAGCAGCTGGCGCACGCGATGTTCCCGCTGGGCGACACCCTCACCACCAAGGACGAGATCCGGGCGGAGGCCGAGCGGCGCGGGCTCGCGGTCGCGAAGAAGCCCGACAGCCACGACATCTGCTTCATCGCCGACGGCGACACCCAGGGCTTCCTCGCCTCCCGCCTGGGCAAGGCGGAGGGCGACATCGTCGACGAGGCGGGCGCGAAGGTCGGCACCCACGAGGGCGCGTACGGCTTCACCATCGGCCAGCGCAAGGGCCTGCGGATCGGCCACCCGGCCGCGGACGGCAAGCCCCGCTACGTCCTCGACATCTCGCCGGTGAACAACACGGTCACGGTGGGCCCCGTCGAGGCCCTGGACGTCACGGGCCTGACCGCGATCAAGCCCCGCTGGTGCGGCACCGCGCCGGAGGGCGAGGGCCGCTACACCGCCCAGCTCCGCGCCCACGGCGGCGAGACCGAGGTGACGGCGTCCCTGACGGACGGCGAGCTCACGGTCGCCTTCGCCGAGCCCGTCCGCGGCGTCGCCCCGGGCCAGGCGATCGTGCTGTACGACGGCACGCGCGTGGTGGGCTCCGCCACGATCGCCACGACGACCCGCCGCACGACGACCGCGGCGGCAGCGACGGCGTAG
- a CDS encoding N-acetylmuramoyl-L-alanine amidase: MGSRAKGSDRRVGRRAVLLGGGVAVLGTAALARDELARAWWRLPGMEKKRVEGELDHRAAEWTSASRANWRRADRPDDYRIDRVVIHVVQGSYATALKVFKDPGHGAAAHYVVRKDGHVAQMIRELDVAFHAGSRDMNERSIGIEHEGFVDRPQDFTAAMYAGSARLTADICARYGIPVDREHIIGHVEVEGTDHTDPGPHWDWDRYLKLVREAPKARA; this comes from the coding sequence ATGGGGAGCAGGGCGAAGGGTTCGGACAGGCGGGTGGGGCGGCGCGCGGTGCTGCTCGGCGGCGGGGTCGCCGTGCTGGGCACGGCCGCGCTGGCCAGGGACGAGCTGGCGCGCGCCTGGTGGCGGCTGCCGGGGATGGAGAAGAAGCGGGTCGAGGGCGAGCTCGACCACCGGGCCGCCGAGTGGACCTCGGCGTCGCGGGCGAACTGGCGGCGGGCCGACCGGCCGGACGACTACCGGATCGACCGGGTCGTGATCCATGTGGTGCAGGGCAGCTACGCGACCGCGCTGAAGGTCTTCAAGGACCCCGGGCACGGGGCCGCCGCGCACTACGTGGTCCGCAAGGACGGGCATGTGGCGCAGATGATCCGGGAGCTCGACGTCGCCTTCCACGCCGGGAGCCGTGACATGAACGAGCGGAGCATCGGCATCGAGCACGAGGGCTTCGTGGACCGGCCGCAGGACTTCACGGCGGCGATGTACGCGGGGTCGGCGCGGCTGACGGCCGACATATGCGCCCGGTACGGGATACCCGTGGACCGGGAGCACATCATCGGGCACGTGGAGGTCGAGGGAACCGATCACACCGACCCCGGTCCGCACTGGGACTGGGACCGCTATCTGAAGCTGGTGCGGGAGGCGCCGAAGGCACGCGCGTGA
- a CDS encoding cysteine desulfurase family protein, with product MAYLDHAATTPMLPEAIEAMTAHLAVTGNASSLHAAGRRARRTVEEGRETLAAALGARPSEVVFTSGGTEADNLAVKGLYWARRDADPRRTRVLSSPVEHHAVLDAVDWLATHEGADVEYLPVDRYGRVHPEALREAIARDPESVALATVMWANNEIGTVLPVRELADAAAEFGVPLHADAVQAVGQVEVDFAASGLAAMTVSGHKIGGPYGIGALLLGREHTPVPVLHGGGQERHVRSGTLDVPAVAAFAVAARLATERREEFAREIGALRDELVTAVRALVPDVILGGDPVERLPANAHFTFPGCEGDSLLLLLDAAGIACSTGSACTAGIAQPSHVLLATGTDPDLARGTLRFSLGHTSTKEDIAAVTDAIGPAVERARTAGLS from the coding sequence ATGGCTTACCTCGACCACGCCGCGACCACGCCCATGCTGCCCGAGGCGATCGAGGCGATGACCGCCCACCTCGCCGTCACGGGCAACGCCTCCTCCCTGCACGCCGCCGGACGGCGGGCCCGGCGGACCGTCGAGGAGGGGCGCGAGACGCTCGCCGCCGCCCTCGGCGCCCGGCCGAGCGAGGTCGTCTTCACCTCCGGCGGCACCGAGGCCGACAACCTCGCCGTGAAGGGCCTCTACTGGGCCCGCCGCGACGCCGACCCCCGCCGCACCCGCGTCCTGTCCAGCCCGGTGGAGCACCACGCCGTGCTCGACGCCGTCGACTGGCTCGCCACCCACGAGGGCGCGGACGTCGAGTACCTGCCGGTGGACCGGTACGGCAGGGTGCACCCCGAGGCCCTGCGCGAGGCGATCGCCCGCGACCCCGAGTCCGTCGCCCTCGCCACCGTCATGTGGGCCAACAACGAGATCGGCACCGTCCTGCCGGTCCGTGAACTCGCGGACGCGGCCGCGGAGTTCGGCGTGCCGCTGCACGCCGACGCCGTCCAGGCCGTCGGCCAGGTCGAGGTCGACTTCGCCGCGTCCGGGCTCGCCGCGATGACCGTCTCCGGCCACAAGATCGGCGGCCCCTACGGCATCGGCGCGCTCCTCCTGGGCCGCGAGCACACCCCCGTACCCGTGCTGCACGGCGGCGGCCAGGAGCGGCACGTCCGCTCCGGCACCCTCGACGTGCCGGCCGTCGCCGCCTTCGCGGTCGCGGCCCGGCTCGCCACCGAACGCCGCGAGGAGTTCGCCCGCGAGATCGGCGCGCTGCGCGACGAGCTCGTGACCGCCGTCCGGGCCCTCGTCCCCGACGTGATCCTCGGCGGCGACCCCGTCGAGCGGCTCCCCGCCAACGCCCACTTCACCTTCCCCGGCTGCGAGGGCGACTCCCTGCTCCTGCTCCTGGACGCGGCCGGGATCGCCTGCTCCACCGGTTCCGCCTGCACCGCAGGCATCGCCCAGCCGAGCCACGTCCTGCTCGCCACCGGAACCGATCCGGACCTGGCCCGGGGCACCCTGCGCTTCTCGCTCGGCCACACCTCCACCAAGGAGGACATCGCGGCGGTCACGGACGCGATCGGCCCGGCCGTGGAACGGGCCAGGACCGCGGGCCTCAGCTGA